The following proteins are co-located in the Serinus canaria isolate serCan28SL12 chromosome 17, serCan2020, whole genome shotgun sequence genome:
- the DPM2 gene encoding dolichol phosphate-mannose biosynthesis regulatory protein, with the protein MATATDQLVGFGLVAFSLVLFVYYTVWIIVLPFMDSDHGIHQFFLPREYAVIIPVAAGLLLLLFIGVFIMSVMWKSRKHTKKSD; encoded by the exons ATG GCCACAGCGACGGACCAGCTGGTTGGGTTTGGCTTGGTCGCCTTCAGCCTTGTCCTCTTTGTTTACTACACCGTCTGGATCATCGTACTG cccttcaTGGACAGCGACCATGGGATCCACCAGTTCTTCCTGCCTCGGGAATATGCAGTTATCATCCCTGTGGCAgccgggctgctgctgctgctatttaTAG gtgtttttataatGTCTGTCATGTGGAAGAGCAGGAAACATACCAAGAAATCAGACTGA